A region of Lycium barbarum isolate Lr01 chromosome 3, ASM1917538v2, whole genome shotgun sequence DNA encodes the following proteins:
- the LOC132632493 gene encoding glyceraldehyde-3-phosphate dehydrogenase, cytosolic, translated as MAKIKIGINGFGRIGRLVARVALQRDDVELVAVNDPFISVEYMTYMFKYDSVHGQWKHHELKVKDEKTLLFGDKAVTVFGFRNPEEIPWGQTGADYIVESTGVFTDKDKAAAHLKGGAKKVIISAPSKDAPMFVVGVNEKEYKPELNIVSNASCTTNCLAPLAKVINDRFGIVEGLMTTVHSITATQKTVDGPSSKDWRGGRAASFNIIPSSTGAAKAVGKVLPALNGKLTGMAFRVPTVDVSVVDLTVRLEKEATYDEIKAALKEESEGKLKGILGYTEDDVVSTDFVGDNRSSIFDAKAGIALSKNFVKLVSWYDNEWGYSTRVVDLIKHMASVQ; from the exons atgg CCAAGATTAAGATTGGAATTAACG GATTTGGAAGAATTGGTCGATTAGTGGCCCGAGTTGCTCTCCAAAGAGATGATGTTGAGCTTGTTGCTGTTAACGACCCCTTCATCTCTGTTGAATACATG ACATATATGTTCAAGTATGATAGTGTACACGGTCAGTGGAAGCACCATGAGCTTAAGGTTAAGGATGAGAAGACTCTCCTCTTTGGTGACAAGGCTGTTACTGTTTTTGGCTTTAG GAACCCAGAGGAGATTCCATGGGGACAGACTGGAGCTGATTATATCGTGGAATCGACCGGTGTTTTCACCGATAAGGACAAAGCTGCTGCTCACTTGAAG GGTGGTGCCAAGAAAGTTATCATTTCTGCCCCTAGCAAGGATGCTCCTATGTTTGTTGTCGGTGTCAATGAGAAGGAATACAAGCCAGAACTCAACATTGTTTCAAACGCTAGCTGCACCACAAATTGCCTTGCTCCCTTGGCCAAG GTTATAAATGACAGATTTGGAATTGTTGAGGGTCTCATGACCACCGTCCACTCCATCACAG CCACTCAGAAGACTGTTGATGGGCCATCATCCAAGGATTGGAGAGGTGGAAGAGCTGCTTCATTCAACATTATTCCCAGCAGCACTGGAGCTGCTAAGGCTGTCGGGAAAGTGCTACCAGCGTTGAATGGAAAGTTAACCGGAATGGCTTTCCGAGTCCCAACTGTTGATGTGTCCGTGGTTGACCTCACAGTGAGGTTGGAGAAAGAAGCTACCTATGATGAAATCAAGGCTGCTTTGAA GGAGGAGTCTGAAGGAAAATTGAAGGGAATTCTAGGTTACACTGAAGATGATGTGGTATCCACGGACTTTGTGGGAGACAATAG ATCAAGCATATTTGATGCCAAGGCTGGAATTGCTTTGAGCAAGAATTTTGTCAAGCTTGTTTCGTGGTACGACAACGAGTGGGGTTACAG CACACGAGTGGTGGACTTGATTAAGCACATGGCATCAGTTCAGTAG